From a region of the Synechococcus sp. RS9916 genome:
- a CDS encoding ATP-binding protein, translating into MASSEHTVVSLTQKLRPLSLVPTFRWADFILPSTLQLSPLLELLLEPVTCEQTAMRLELGLQEALVNAVRHGNGGDSGKWLRVRRILTPHWLVWQIQDEGEGLPIEARAGELPQRLDAARGRGLFLIHQCFDDVRWSRRGNRLQVACRKPLQDSSGFSGGDSQDPSVPA; encoded by the coding sequence ATGGCGTCGAGCGAACACACGGTGGTGTCGTTGACGCAAAAGCTGCGCCCGCTTTCGCTTGTGCCCACGTTCCGCTGGGCTGATTTCATCCTCCCGTCAACGCTTCAGTTGAGTCCGTTGCTCGAGTTGTTGCTCGAACCGGTGACCTGCGAGCAGACCGCCATGCGCTTGGAACTGGGCCTTCAGGAAGCGCTGGTCAATGCCGTACGTCACGGCAATGGAGGCGACAGCGGCAAGTGGCTGCGGGTGCGGCGGATCCTGACCCCCCATTGGCTCGTGTGGCAGATCCAAGACGAGGGGGAGGGCTTACCGATCGAAGCTCGTGCAGGGGAGTTGCCGCAGCGTCTGGATGCCGCGCGAGGTCGTGGTCTGTTCCTGATCCATCAATGTTTTGATGATGTGCGTTGGAGTCGGCGCGGAAATCGGCTTCAGGTGGCCTGCCGTAAACCCCTACAAGATTCGTCTGGCTTCAGCGGTGGGGACAGCCAGGATCCTTCAGTTCCCGCTTGA
- a CDS encoding DUF6439 family protein produces the protein MPARSTEWPAEAAALAQDLHEHLRLTDRNWHALKTDADRRAAELLTGALLQLLKGGSNADACALTEQGLRWLKRELKDPGCPHR, from the coding sequence ATGCCTGCACGCTCCACCGAATGGCCTGCTGAAGCCGCTGCCCTAGCTCAGGACCTCCATGAACACTTACGCCTGACGGACCGGAACTGGCACGCTCTGAAAACCGATGCCGATCGTCGTGCTGCCGAATTGCTCACCGGTGCACTGCTCCAGCTGTTGAAAGGAGGAAGCAACGCTGATGCCTGTGCTCTCACCGAGCAGGGCCTGCGATGGCTCAAGCGGGAACTGAAGGATCCTGGCTGTCCCCACCGCTGA